In Panthera leo isolate Ple1 chromosome F3, P.leo_Ple1_pat1.1, whole genome shotgun sequence, one genomic interval encodes:
- the ZNF648 gene encoding zinc finger protein 648: protein MTQVDPQDRWGKVSPLCSLQEEAHDPRMLSMSLESEDEDGGEAGDKGSPRGHDHQACPRSSPQVTQDNPDLPWDHPSSEEERFSGSFSSGSPGKEHMGVPRKKASWGRDESKITRTQDSSGAGIAPGTVPSDPSHKLLGPAQPLRDSLPSGADGDSTENLDTALGVPSSFPDTGRYFCAQRGVDTPDHSSLMRFPKPGGSWDLPTQETRTPARGSASPAGLAAALKAKARMGRKGQNPEGTCEGGQREAHPYKCLRGGRAFQKSGSLLSPSQPRGTKPYACELCGKAYSHRGTLQQHRRLHTGERPYRCPFCDKAYTWSSDHRKHIRTHTGEKPYPCPDCGKAFVRSSDLRKHQRNMHSNNKPFPCAECGLTFNKPLSLLRHQRTHLGEKPFRCPACDREFAVASRMMEHQRVHSGERPFPCPTCGKCFTKSSNLIEHQTLHTGQRPFKCADCGVAFAQPSRLVRHQRIHTGERPFPCAQCGQAFARSSTLKRHQQIHSGEKGFLCAECGRAFRIASELAQHIRVHNGERPYQCEDCGQAFTRSNHLQRHRAKHSAGKKEPIPSSSDE, encoded by the coding sequence ATGACACAGGTGGACCCCCAGGACAGGTGGGGCAAGGTGTCTCCTCTTTGTAGCCTGCAGGAGGAGGCTCATGACCCCCGGATGCTGAGCATGAGCTTAGAGAGTGAGGATGAGGACggtggggaggcaggagacaAAGGGAGCCCTAGGGGCCATGATCACCAGGCCTGTCCAAGAAGCAGCCCCCAAGTGACTCAAGACAATCCTGACTTGCCATGGGATCATCCATCCAGTGAGGAAGAGAGATTCTCTGGCTCCTTTAGTTCTGGGAGCCCGGGGAAGGAACATATGGGGGTGCCTCGGAAGAAGGCCAGCTGGGGGAGAGATGAGTCAAAGATCACCCGGACCCAGGACTCCTCTGGGGCAGGCATAGCTCCGGGGACCGTCCCCAGTGACCCGTCACACAAGTTGTTAGGTCCAGCGCAACCGCTTAGGGACTCACTACCTTCAGGTGCTGACGGAGACTCCACGGAAAACCTGGACACTGCCTTGGGTGTCCCATCCAGCTTCCCTGATACTGGAAGGTATTTCTGTGCACAGAGGGGTGTAGATACCCCAGACCACTCCTCCCTCATGCGTTTCCCCAAGCCCGGTGGCAGCTGGGACCTACCCACGCAGGAGACTCGCACACCAGCGCGGGGATCGGCCTCCCCAGCCGGCCTGGCAGCAGCGCTGAAGGCCAAAGCGCGGATGGGCAGGAAGGGCCAGAATCCCGAGGGCACGTGTGAGGGCGGGCAAAGGGAGGCGCACCCCTACAAGTGTCTGCGAGGAGGAAGGGCCTTCCAGAAGTCCGGCAGCCTGCTGAGCCCATCGCAGCCCCGAGGCACGAAGCCTTACGCCTGTGAGCTGTGCGGGAAGGCCTACTCCCACCGGGGCACGCTCCAGCAGCACCGGCGCCTGCACACGGGCGAGCGACCCTACCGGTGCCCCTTCTGCGACAAGGCCTACACCTGGTCCTCGGACCACCGCAAGCACATCCGCACCCACACAGGCGAGAAACCCTACCCCTGCCCGGACTGCGGGAAGGCCTTCGTGCGCTCCTCTGACCTGCGCAAACACCAGCGCAACATGCACAGCAACAACAAGCCCTTCCCGTGCGCGGAGTGCGGCCTGACCTTCAACAAGCCGCTGTCGCTGCTGCGCCACCAACGCACGCACCTGGGCGAGAAGCCCTTCCGCTGCCCGGCTTGCGACAGGGAGTTTGCGGTGGCCAGCCGAATGATGGAGCACCAGCGCGTGCATTCGGGCGAgcggcccttcccctgccccacctgcGGCAAGTGCTTCACCAAATCCTCCAACCTGATCGAGCACCAGACCCTGCACACCGGCCAGAGGCCCTTCAAGTGCGCGGATTGCGGCGTGGCCTTCGCGCAGCCTTCGCGCCTCGTGCGCCACCAGCGCATCCACACCGGCGAGAGGCCCTTTCCTTGCGCCCAGTGTGGCCAGGCCTTTGCCCGCTCCTCCACCCTGAAGCGGCACCAGCAGATTCACTCTGGGGAGAAGGGCTTCCTCTGCGCCGAGTGCGGCAGGGCCTTCCGCATTGCCTCCGAGCTGGCCCAGCACATTCGGGTGCACAACGGGGAGAGGCCCTATCAGTGTGAGGACTGCGGCCAGGCCTTCACCAGGTCCAATCATCTCCAGCGGCACCGAGCTAAGCACAGTGCCGGCAAGAAGGagcccatcccctcctcctctgATGAGTGA